In the genome of Thermosphaera aggregans DSM 11486, one region contains:
- a CDS encoding MraY family glycosyltransferase → MGLINALEIIIPSLISIISTYVLLKWWIPKSLLLGFKGKDMNKYGNPEVSEAGGIWVILSASISILTYIAIETISERDFGILHLLATTQVLILSGLLGFIDDILGWKKGVSPIARVLFTIPIALPLVAVKAGYSVVEIPFIGPLDLGLLYPLVAVPIGVVGASNAFNMLAGYNGLEALQGISILTFTCLFLLKKGLLDLIPVILPVITSLLVFLFFNKYPAKVLPGNSFTYGLGAFYASIVIYGNFERFGILMFTLYFLELALFLRGLANGVYKENFGIPQEDGGLKPPYEKCYSVTHLALKTMIRVKGKATEKDVVNFILMLQILIGLVGLWFL, encoded by the coding sequence ATGGGGCTGATTAACGCTTTGGAAATTATAATACCCTCACTCATCTCGATAATATCCACATACGTTTTACTGAAATGGTGGATTCCAAAATCACTACTCCTCGGTTTTAAGGGGAAAGATATGAACAAGTATGGTAACCCAGAGGTGAGCGAGGCAGGAGGGATATGGGTAATCTTGAGCGCTTCGATAAGCATCCTTACATACATAGCGATAGAAACCATCTCGGAAAGAGATTTCGGAATCTTACATCTTCTAGCTACTACCCAAGTGTTGATTCTATCAGGGCTACTAGGCTTTATTGATGACATCTTAGGTTGGAAAAAAGGCGTTTCTCCGATTGCAAGAGTATTGTTTACAATACCTATAGCTCTACCTCTCGTCGCTGTCAAAGCGGGATACTCGGTAGTTGAAATACCTTTTATAGGGCCTTTAGACCTTGGACTCCTCTACCCGTTGGTAGCAGTGCCCATAGGCGTAGTTGGAGCTAGCAATGCTTTCAATATGCTCGCAGGGTATAACGGTCTCGAAGCGTTGCAGGGGATATCGATCCTAACGTTCACCTGCTTGTTCTTATTGAAGAAAGGCTTGCTGGATTTAATACCCGTGATACTCCCGGTGATCACCTCGCTTCTTGTTTTCTTGTTTTTCAACAAGTATCCAGCAAAAGTATTGCCCGGAAATTCATTCACGTATGGGTTAGGTGCCTTCTACGCATCAATAGTAATATATGGTAATTTTGAAAGATTTGGAATACTCATGTTTACCCTGTACTTTTTAGAGTTAGCCCTTTTCCTAAGGGGGCTCGCTAACGGTGTGTACAAGGAGAATTTTGGAATACCGCAGGAAGACGGCGGGTTAAAACCCCCATATGAGAAATGTTACAGTGTAACCCACTTAGCATTGAAGACTATGATAAGAGTAAAGGGCAAGGCAACAGAGAAAGATGTTGTGAACTTCATACTCATGCTTCAAATATTGATAGGACTGGTAGGATTATGGTTTTTGTAA